In the genome of Arachis stenosperma cultivar V10309 chromosome 6, arast.V10309.gnm1.PFL2, whole genome shotgun sequence, the window CTTGTGTAGTAGCTTCCACACCAGAATCTGCAAAAGAATTCCTCAAGACTCATGAATCTTCCTTCTCAAACCGGCCTCGAAATCTCGCTGTTGATTATCTTACATATGGTTCTCAAGACTTCTCCTTTGCCCCATATGGACCTTACTGGAAGTTCATGAAGAAGATTTGCATGTCTGAACTTCTCGGAGGCGACACGCTAAACCAGCTTTTACCATTGAGGAGGCAAGAGACAGAGAGATTCTTGGGGTTATTGCTTAAGAGAGGGATGGCTGGTGAGGCTGTTGATGTTGGAGGAGAACTCTTGAAGCTTTCGAATAACGTTATCTCGAGGATGATCATGAGCAAGACGCATATGGAAGATGATGGTGAGGCTGAGGAGGTGCGGAAGCTGGTGCAGGACACAGCAGAACTTACCGGAAAGTTTAATGCTTCGGATTTCATTTGGTTCCTCAAGAACTGGGACTTGCAGGGTTTCAGAAAAAGGGTTGAGGAGATTCGGAACAGGTTTGATTCTATGATGGAGAGAGTGATCAAGGAACATCAAGAGGAAaggatgaagaggaagaaggaaggAGAAGATGGTGAAATCAAAGACCTACTTGATATATTATTGGACATACATGAAGATGATAATTCTGAGATACGTTTGACTAGAGAGAACATCAAGGCCTTCATCTTGGTAAATTTCAGAttcgtatatatatatataaattatatctagaagcattaatttttaaacttacCAATTTCATTTTTGTCAATATTGCAGGACATATTTATAGCAGGAACAGACACTTCAGCATTAACTATAGAATGGAGTCTAGCTGAGTTGATAAATCACCCTCAAGTGATGGAGAGGGCAAGGCAAGAGATCAAAACCGTGGTTGGAAATAATAGGATAGTAGAAGAATCAGACATTGTCAACCTTCCTTATCTTCAAGCTATAGTCAAAGAAACACTGAGAATTCACCCAACAGGTCCAATGACAGTTAGAGAATCATCTGAGGATTGCACCATATGGGGCTACGAGATTCCGGCAAAGACACAATTGTTTGTTAATATTTGGGCTATTGGAAGGGACCCAAATTACTGGGAAAACCCACTGGAGTTCAAGCCAGAGAGGTTTCTTGTTGAAGAAGAAAGTGGGAAGAGGCAGTTAGATGTTAGGGGGCAACACTTGCATATGATTCCATTTGGGAGTGGTAGAAGAGGATGCCCTGGAACCTCACTAGCCTTACAAGTAGTGCAGGCCAACCTTGGTGCAATGGTGCAGTGCTTTGAATGGAAGGTTAGTGGCGGTGGCAGTAAGATTGTTGATATGGAAGAGAAACCAGGGTTGACTCTTTCCAGGGCTTGTCCCATGATTTGTGTCCCTCTGCCTAGGCTTAGTCCCTTTCCATCCATGTGAAATAATATGGCGGCTACAAATCTTGAATTTCCATGTCAGTGGCCGCTTATCCATAAATATGGCTTTTTATGAATGTGATGTGGCATTAGCTGGGGGAGGTTGGATCCAAAGTCAATAAATAAATGGTTTGAATTCGAGAGATTGGTTACATACAGAGGAATTGGATCCGAAATTCAcggataataaataaataaataaataaatatattggaTATTATTCGTTTTGATCCGCAAATGTAACTTATTATATCTGCATATTTAATTTGGTAGGtttgataataaataaataaataaaaatatatcatttattaaaattttaaaattttttttaaattttgatttttttattgctAATGAATTATAAATCAAATAACATAATCTCTCCATACTCACCTAAAAAATCGCGGATTcgagtttttttttattttgttaaaaaaattgatttttttatttttattatttaaaaaattaacgtTGAATAATTTTTTGAAGTAAAACATGTCAAAAAGAGGGGAAAGAAAGTTAGaagcaattttttttaatttgaaatattttatatCTATGTATTCGATTCGAttcaatcaataaattattaaattggATCAAtgagtaaaaaatattaattatgcTGCTAAgtgtatattaattaaaattattcactaaaatcaactatcaatatataatatattttaaaatataaaataaatattaaaaataaattaaattacacataTATTCGTACATAAATATatgataataaattttaatgtacaaatattatttttaaaaaaaacaaaacatatatatctaatttaatatgaactaatttaatttttgaaaatctaaaatagtttaaaaaaattttatttcgtattcttttattattagtaaaataaatgaataagtTTATacacaataaatatataattatacatatatatatatatatatatatatatatatatatatacttttaaataataaattaaataaaataatttcaaatgATTGTCTCtctcaaattatttttaattttttaataatgctAATGCAGTAATGCCTAATGAACTTGATATTTTGGCTACATCCCATCTGATTTCGTCTCTATGTGAGAGCTTACTTTAGAAATCTGTTTTCTAAGAAAATTTAATGGAAATGTAAACGGTCTAGACGAGCTATTCAAGTGAATGATTCAATGCAAGTTATATATAAGATGATATCATATATGGAAACTCTCTAAAAAAATATGGCAGACTTACAATCCTACATTCAAGTGTTGTTAATTTGCGCAGTTTCTACCATCTTCATTGGATCCATAAtactaagaaaaagaaagcaaaatcATTCTTCTCTGCCGCTTCCGCCGGGTCCAAAAGCCCTACCAATCATTGGCCACCTCCACCTCCTCTCATCAACACCACATCAAGATTTCTACAAGTTCTCAACCCGCTATGGACCCATCATTCACCTCTACCTCGGCTCCGCCCCTTGCGTCGTGGTGTCCACCGCCGAGGCAGCTAAGGAATTCCTTAAAACACACGAAACCTCTTTCTCCGACCGCCCCGCGCAGACCGTGGCCATAGAGGCCCTAACTTACGGCTTCAAGGACTTTTTGTTTGCCCCGTACGGACCTTACTGGAAATTCATGAAGAAGGTGTGCATGTCGGAGCTCCTCGGCGGCAAAATGCTCCATCAGCTCCTCCACGTGAGGCAGCAAGAGACAAGGAGGTTCCTTAGCGTGTTGGTGAAGAAAGGGGTGGCTGGTGAGGCCGTGGATGTCGGGGGACAACTTATGACTATCTCCAACAACATTGTTTCGAGGATGATTATGAGGCAGACGAGTTGTGGGGACGGAGAGATTGATGAGGAGGTGGTGAGGAAGCTGGTGGCGGACACGGCGGAGCTGACGGGGAAGTTCAACTTGTCGGACTTCTTGTGGTTCTTGAAGGATCTTGATGTCCAGGGATTCAAGAAGAAACTCAAGGAGATTCGGGTAAGATTCGATGGCCTGCTGGACAGAGCGATTGAGGAACATAAAGATGAAAGTAAAAAGAACAAGGGTGAGGGTGCAAGGGATATACTTGATGTTCTTCTTCACATATCTGAAGATGAAACCGCTGAAATCAAACTGGATACTGAAAACATCAAGGCCTTCATAATGGTATGTCCATCCAATATCCATATATGTGCAACTAGctaaaattttgtttaattattttcataTGATTGGGACCTATCATGGTCATGAATAGTGAGAAATTGGAAGAATGAATCTGATTACTCTGTATTGAGATTTGATAGTTACTAGCTTGGACAAAACTGACTAATTGACTCGTACATGTAACTAATTTGATAAGTACATTTTTACTACTAGCACCACAAACACTAATAGTTTTCTTCATGTAGTTTAAATACCAAAAAAAGAAGCTCAAATATTTAACATTAAGTGAAAACTCAAGTGTCACGGGAAGTTGATAACCGATagtcgttagatgatttgactaaattttcatttaatgaCTCTCAACTATCAATGTGAAGTCGACTGTATTTGAATTTTCACCTTAACAGTAGTAATTACTGTCAACTTTGTAGGACATACTTGTGGCAGGGACAGATACAACGGCTGTGACAATGGAATGGGCGATGGCAGAGTTAATGAAGAATCCAGAAGTTATGGAGAAAGCGCGTCAAGAGGTGGATTCGGTGGTTGGAAAGAAGAGAATTGTTGAAGAATCGGACATTCCCAACCTTGTTTACATTCAAGCCATTGTGAAAGAAACACTAAGGCTTCACCCTGCAGGCCCATTGCTATTCAGGCAGTGTTCTAGAAGGGCCATAGTAAACGGTTACGAGATTCCAGCAAAGTGTCGGTTGTTCGTGAATGTGTGGGCCATTGGTAGGGATTCTAACCACTGGGAGAATCCGTTGGAGTTCAGGCCCGAGAGATTCATGGGGAAACAGATGGATGTAAGAGGACAGCAATATGAGTTGATTCCATTTGGGAGTGGAAGAAGAATGTGCCCTGGAATCTCTCTGGCTTTGCAAATTGCGCATGTCACTCTCGCTGCCATGATTCAGTGCTTTGAATGGAAGCTTCATGATGATGAGAAGATCCTTGACATGGAAGAGAAGCCTGCTGGGATTGTTAATCCAAGGGCTCACCCTCTCATTGCTCTCCCTCTTCCAAGGCTTAATCCTTTTCCTTCTATATCACAAGATATATAATCGTTTGGGTAGCAAAATTTGTGAAATAGCAATGTTAGGGGctagcaatttttgtgattgttagccatcaactagtcatcaatgatgatttgatggtgtgagattggtgtgagatttcatccaatagctcaccttcctctgctggttacatgctggccaaaattcaataaaactgctggccccctagacttttcctttgTGAAATGTAGCCATTAATCAGCCATTATCAATATTTGTAATTGTGTGAGATGAAATTTAATGATGTATGATTACTATTTATATAATAcatttaaatatctaataatgGTGTATAATTACtcatttatataatatttttaaacaataaatatatttatatataaataggTCGTAATTGTTTTAGCTACTAATTTTTGTAATATAATACATTTGTTGCATGTTATAATCAGTCAAAGTGAAAGCCCATACACATGTTTTCAGCTAAATTATACTATATTAGCCTTTAATTTCATGTTGTTGATCAAAGCTGTGTAACAGTTTAAGAAGAATAATCTTATATGACCAAATAAAATTTTCCATTTAAGTTAATACTTGATAaacaaatatattttagaaGAATGTTAGAAagtaaacaaaatttattatttttagttaataattaataattaataattaaaaatataagttaaaaatatattattaaattattagactaaaaaaatttaaattaatgattaaaaataataactaaaaataataaattttactaacttttaagtattttttctatttttatatgCATATTCAAAAAATATGTTAGTCAAATCTTAAACTctgaatattaataatataaaaatacatacataattaaaatattaattaatattaataaaaaatatttctgctaaatatttctcataatttatttatttgtcttAAATGCAATTTGTGTCGATTAGCCACTAAGATTTCTTTTCCTAATAAACTCGTGTTGTTCCATTTTGGTgatcaaattataattttttaataatatattttaattcgataaattaaaaattaatctaatatttatttaaatagtcgaataaattaattatttgatcaacttaaattaattaatcacAACTTTTTTTTAATCGGTGAACATAagagatatttaaaaaaaatgctaATAATTGAGATGATGATAAgatttttcctttttgttttgaAGTAatgggagaaaaaaaaaagaagattcAAGACAAAGCTACCGGCTACCGTGGTTCCACGAATTAAATTTCACTGGAGAATTGATGATAAGGCAACTTCTTCGACAATGCTatttacattaaaattaattattataaaaaaatatataataaattattttaatatataaataatatttgtaaGGCCATTTATTTATCAACTTACGacgataaaaaaaataatgaccATGATAGTTGGTCAACATTTTATAAGAGAGagattatatttattattttattatatttcttttaattttatcaatacCGCTATCTCTAGATTTTatcataaattttttgaaaatgacATTGAGTCATAATTGAAAAAGTCAAAGAGGATCTCCTGTGTTGATTATACTATTGTTTTGGAGACAATGGACGAATTGACCAAACTCCTAAAAAATATGCCTTAAAAGGAGTTTGGTCAAATTAAGTgtgatgagtttgaaaaactctaaattaacatttgtgatgactaaacattattaatgtgattaattacaaaaatattaaatcatatgttttgaataaattaatttttgcaatGCAGGTTTTATTTGGACCGAAACATAAAAGAAATATTGCAAGCCCAAATCAAAACCAACATTCAGCCTTGGTGTATGTTTCCTATAATATGTGGCTTGGTGTATGTTTCCTATAATATGTGGCTGAAGCAATTTGTGATTAATTGGGCCAGAACTCAAACATTGCCATAAGCCCAATTAGTTTGGATGAATCAAAACTTTATTGGGCCAGATTAAATGTTGTTGCTACTAagcctaattttaattttgatgaatgtTCCTCATGCTTGATCCGAAatcaagagaagaagaaagcaaAAATTGCTTCCAACGAATCCAAGCATTTTACCATGTGATGGATtccaaattttattaaattgttatttattgcatggaaaatatgagagagaaactTGCAATTGAGTTGATTGATTGCCATAGTGCTGCACGCTACCAATAGTAAAGAAAGGGAAGTAAATTAAttcattttagttttaattattcaaaaatactTGATTGCTTCTCTTTCTACATTTTCTATTCTCtcatctctctcttcttttcggACAATACACATCAAACCATTGAAGCAACTTTGAGTCACCGAAAAGAAGGAAAAGCAAGTCACAAGACCATCATAATGATGGcacgaaaaagaaaatataaagtatGTTGTGGCTGAGATTCTTATCACTTGCGGAAAGATTTGGTGATGAGATCTTAGCTTTTTCATACcaaaaaaatggaagaaaagatCACGGCCAGCAAGGTGAAGATTCTTGAAGAGTTGGCTTGTCTCtaattctgctcaaccaccacagaaggtagctagggtggctacgtgatggaagaggcagagattggagcagatgaagctatcatcatcatcatgaagcatcaagggccagaattTCATCTTGGAGAACAAgtcaaggatggagcgctcggattgatgaaggatgatgaccaaggaagaactagaggtatttgcatgttgggttttgcatggattacctcttctctctttctggCCGAACCGATTATGTGTGAAGGAAAAGAAGTTAAGCTTGGTTTTTGTTTCAACTGTGGAGGCTTCCCCCTTCTATAAAAAGGGTGAACAGTCACGGTTTGATTCAAGGAGTTAGAAGTAAGcagtgagagtgcaaggcacagaattctcagagctacctaagcttacagattttcttctccttcaatattttctgttttgtaatttttctgtttaattttgtcatgtcttgagtctcatgaaaAAGGCAAACAATGAGGTTtatatgaaaaagccatagatcagaaaaaggcagagagtgcaaaattaaaagaaaaagccatagatgtccttagagttcctttgttcatctatgttgtgtttcatgattctgtgagaattcccttgtaagttgggttagcactttacagtcTGTAATCAAGAAGATTATAGtggaaattccatcattgttgtgatggagactggatgtaggctgcactgcacttagcagctgaaccaggatatatctgggtgtaattttctctctcttctactccatttctgtttctactgCATAGGAGCTAAAACTGGAAAAATGTCTCAtgtcaagtgacgagacaaaaataaaagtctcgtggctagggacgagacaaaaatcAAAAGGTCTCCTCAAAAGATCAGCAAGTGTAATTAAacaaaaagggggctaagattcaaccccccttctcttagccactgaaaacCATCAAAGTGATTTTCCTTCATGAAGCGGAGCAACCAAAGGAAGGAAGAGCTTTGACATCTGAACGCTTTGAGAACAAAAAATTATTGCATTCAACcaataaaacaaaaaagctatatGCTCATTATCTGTAACATCAGTGCCTTCTTCACCCATGTTGTGAGCAATGAAGTCATTATAAGAGTTAGTTAAGACAACACTATATTGGCGTTCAGGCTGCATGTCAGGAGTACAATCTGGAGAGTTTATCGGAAGTCTTGTGATAGCAACTATGTCTAAAAGAGACATTTCGATCATTCCACAAGGAATGTGGAAGTTATTGGTTGTCTTGTTTTAGAAACAGGTCACAATGCCTATTATCCAAGAGAGCATTGCAAGTGAGAAATGGGAGAGTCTTAGTAGTTCCTGTATTCCTAAAGCTCCACAGTCATCATTCTTTGTGGGTTCAAGACGTTGATACCAGACCGTGAAGTCGAATCCTCGAGAATTAATTTTTGGATTATTCCTAAAGGGTTTTTGATTAATGAAGAAGGAGATCGATATTGAAGGTCTGGTTAATCAACGGATCTTCTCCCTCAGCACTAGGGAAGAAAGGAAGCTTTTTGTTTGTCCTCTCTAGGGATTCAATCGGCCCGAAGAAACAATGAGTATCTGCGTCTACTGTGAAAGGGATTAGGATTTTAGTATCATTAATTTGAAGTTGAAGATTGTCAATGACTTCATCATAGACTTGGTTCAATATACTAAGGGCTGGTGGAGCTGGCGGTGCTATTGCATGACCTTTACCTTTGTCTTGAGCAGCAACGTGAGAGAAAGTAGTAGCCATTGCAAAACAGGAAAAAGGAAGTTTTGAAAGGTTGAAGGTTATGCGATCTTAAGACAAGAGAAGTTTAGAAAGCAAGGGTTCGAAAAAAATTGAACAAGGACGAGAATGATGAATTTAAAGTATTATTGTAGCCGTTATTACGGAGGAAATGCGAAAAGAGGTAACTTCGCGAAGAAGGCAAAATGGTGGAAAGAGAAAGCGTAAGTCTCAGAAAACGTGTCGAGTGGATCAGTATTAATGGGGAATTAAATGGTAGTTATTACTAATTTGAGAGATCGAAATTTGAATTTGGATTAAGTATTTCATCTTTCAATAGTGTTATCGAAGGCAAACACATTAATTCAAGGGGGCAATTTGTTGAtcgaaaaatattttcgatGAAGGCAGGTTGGTTCGAAGTAGTAAAGTGGTCGAAAACTTAAGCagtttttgaaaagatacaCGTGTAAGTATTAGATGGATGTACTCGACACATATTCGATCTTAAGGCCCTTTATTAAATTGAACAAGTCCAATCGAATAAGGTACTCGAGTCAGGTAATCGAATAAGTTATTTGAATAAGTGGATCGAGCAGTTATGGTAGTGGGAAGTTAAAAGC includes:
- the LOC130932812 gene encoding cytochrome P450 93A2-like, with the protein product MITYIHNFKKRKFHNMASSYDYKDYIQLFMIWLISTIIVRVILNRKQNKTHKKPPSPLSLPIIGHLHLLAPIPHQALHKLSIRYGPIMHIKLGSVPCVVASTPESAKEFLKTHESSFSNRPRNLAVDYLTYGSQDFSFAPYGPYWKFMKKICMSELLGGDTLNQLLPLRRQETERFLGLLLKRGMAGEAVDVGGELLKLSNNVISRMIMSKTHMEDDGEAEEVRKLVQDTAELTGKFNASDFIWFLKNWDLQGFRKRVEEIRNRFDSMMERVIKEHQEERMKRKKEGEDGEIKDLLDILLDIHEDDNSEIRLTRENIKAFILDIFIAGTDTSALTIEWSLAELINHPQVMERARQEIKTVVGNNRIVEESDIVNLPYLQAIVKETLRIHPTGPMTVRESSEDCTIWGYEIPAKTQLFVNIWAIGRDPNYWENPLEFKPERFLVEEESGKRQLDVRGQHLHMIPFGSGRRGCPGTSLALQVVQANLGAMVQCFEWKVSGGGSKIVDMEEKPGLTLSRACPMICVPLPRLSPFPSM
- the LOC130932880 gene encoding cytochrome P450 93A3-like, with protein sequence MADLQSYIQVLLICAVSTIFIGSIILRKRKQNHSSLPLPPGPKALPIIGHLHLLSSTPHQDFYKFSTRYGPIIHLYLGSAPCVVVSTAEAAKEFLKTHETSFSDRPAQTVAIEALTYGFKDFLFAPYGPYWKFMKKVCMSELLGGKMLHQLLHVRQQETRRFLSVLVKKGVAGEAVDVGGQLMTISNNIVSRMIMRQTSCGDGEIDEEVVRKLVADTAELTGKFNLSDFLWFLKDLDVQGFKKKLKEIRVRFDGLLDRAIEEHKDESKKNKGEGARDILDVLLHISEDETAEIKLDTENIKAFIMDILVAGTDTTAVTMEWAMAELMKNPEVMEKARQEVDSVVGKKRIVEESDIPNLVYIQAIVKETLRLHPAGPLLFRQCSRRAIVNGYEIPAKCRLFVNVWAIGRDSNHWENPLEFRPERFMGKQMDVRGQQYELIPFGSGRRMCPGISLALQIAHVTLAAMIQCFEWKLHDDEKILDMEEKPAGIVNPRAHPLIALPLPRLNPFPSISQDI